The segment tttaatttaaattttttttttttttgtatataaattttaaaggcAATGTCCGGttttataatgatgatgacacAGCAGGGTAAATTACTTTATATATCAGAAAATGCTGCCGAGTACCTGGGACATTCGATGGAAGATTTATTGATACATGGTGATAGTGTTTATGatgttattgataaacaaGATCATCTTATTGTACAAAATCAATTGGCCAGAAATGGTCCAATGTCTGGTAATGATAGAAGATTGTTTCTTTGTCGTATTAATGTATCGAGAAATTCACGAAGACAATTGAGATTTGGTGATCAAAAGGTTAACATTATTCTATTCaataactaattattttttaaattattaatttcaacatgttgtttaaataataaaagtataattttttgaaaattccatttagaaatatttttttctaacgaaTATCACTTGCAGCGAAAAAATGCTAAATTTTATctgcaattaaataaatttaaaaaaaaaataaaaataattgaaattaaatttttaaatttttaggataattatattcaagtgttgtttaaattataaaagtataacattatgaaaattctatttagaaatatttttttctaaagaatATAGCCTAAATTTAGTTACAATTTTCTTGTAActttatacaaattaattttaaaaattgcctcattgtaatttattatacacttgactaatttttttttgttttattttttaacacttcaacaataaaattaatttttttaaaatttcttaattatattattaagcAAAAATAGctgaaaatgaaagaaaataatattttaaaaaatggcaattacattattttgcaataaaataattataaataattatttatatatatttttttcaggttGTACTTGTTGAAGGACATTATTTACCATTTGTACCACTTTGTAATCGTAATGAGTCTGTATTTCTTGCCTCATGTACACCAGTTGTATTACCCGAAACACGTGAAAGTGTTGTACAGGGTGCAACAAATATATTCACAACAATACACTCAATGGACATGAAATATCTTCACATTGACAAAacgtaattaaattataaaataactaaattattatcaagcccaaataaattacaattaataatttatatttttatttatttataatatttaacacaGGGCTGAAAGTCACTTGGAATACTCGAGGTCAGAATTGGTGGGAGTATCTTGGTACAACTTGCTTCACTGGGATTGCATAAGAACCGCCTACTGCAAGCATCAAAGTGGCAAGTATCATcaacacatttaaaaataaattttttcatttatactttgttttttttttttttttcgtcattcaAAAGTACAATGAGTTTTAAGTTGATGCTAAATGCAATAAACCAcagcaattatattttttaattttaattttttattcttaaaaaaattaaaacatttatatcatttgtatacaaataaaattaaataataaaaattaattattttctttttttatgaatttatttaatagttaTTCAATCTGATCAAGATCGTACAAGTACAGCACTTCTTCGTTTGCAGAGTAGATCAGGAAGATGGTTTTGGATTCATTGTGTATTACAAGTCAAAGAAACATCTGAAGAATGTCAACATCCTATAATTGTTTGTACAAATCAAGTACTgaggtaatttaatattgataaataaaattttatttgagctTTAAAATCTTCCcacatgtttataaaattaatttacaccATGTGGCTATACAcctacataaaataataaaataaaatttaatatatttacagtGATAAAGAAGCAGAAGTAATGCGTTCAAGTACTTGGCTATATCAGTATTCATCACaatcaaaatttacatatGGCATATGTCAATCATCaaattcacaaaataatttacaatatcaaGAAACTTATACACGTCCAACAGTATTAATGCAGCATCCATCAGACGCATCACCAAGTTCATATGATGctgattatttatcaaatagtattaattcaaattgtgGTAAAATTGAAGGTCGTGATGATATTGAACCAGTTGATATGTCAATAAATAGTAGTGACAATGAAGGACAACgacatttatacaatttacatcatcatcatcatcatcaaagtcAACATGATacacatttaaattcatctcataatcatcatcatcagcagcaTTCTCATagtcatca is part of the Aphidius gifuensis isolate YNYX2018 linkage group LG1, ASM1490517v1, whole genome shotgun sequence genome and harbors:
- the LOC122861015 gene encoding neuronal PAS domain-containing protein 4A isoform X2, with product MALVCVFLRKANYFQQALKNSSSESNIPTPNIGFSKAMSGFIMMMTQQGKLLYISENAAEYLGHSMEDLLIHGDSVYDVIDKQDHLIVQNQLARNGPMSGNDRRLFLCRINVSRNSRRQLRFGDQKVVLVEGHYLPFVPLCNRNESVFLASCTPVVLPETRESVVQGATNIFTTIHSMDMKYLHIDKTAESHLEYSRSELVGVSWYNLLHWDCIRTAYCKHQSVIQSDQDRTSTALLRLQSRSGRWFWIHCVLQVKETSEECQHPIIVCTNQVLSDKEAEVMRSSTWLYQYSSQSKFTYGICQSSNSQNNLQYQETYTRPTVLMQHPSDASPSSYDADYLSNSINSNCGKIEGRDDIEPVDMSINSSDNEGQRHLYNLHHHHHHQSQHDTHLNSSHNHHHQQHSHSHHHHHHHQSQHHQHANNHQQNRIMQKSIGFKGKLAVHYLHGRQYQSPGDSPKYITDLDVVYNESCAERNNILINKCPIKLTGTMIIEQNDTIEQWNNSNSLWSDNLQRVPDVVHQDLSPYITTPTTPIDTPDSADIHSEVPVFNFDWTHEHHLPIPKIMVRRDLENHRQNRDDNNQPITLHLPRRKNQNDDNDNVDDDDDDDADDDGDKE
- the LOC122861015 gene encoding neuronal PAS domain-containing protein 4A isoform X1; this translates as MFNRIDASKSTKGASKLRRDLINAEIANLRDLLPLPPSTRQRLSQLQLMALVCVFLRKANYFQQALKNSSSESNIPTPNIGFSKAMSGFIMMMTQQGKLLYISENAAEYLGHSMEDLLIHGDSVYDVIDKQDHLIVQNQLARNGPMSGNDRRLFLCRINVSRNSRRQLRFGDQKVVLVEGHYLPFVPLCNRNESVFLASCTPVVLPETRESVVQGATNIFTTIHSMDMKYLHIDKTAESHLEYSRSELVGVSWYNLLHWDCIRTAYCKHQSVIQSDQDRTSTALLRLQSRSGRWFWIHCVLQVKETSEECQHPIIVCTNQVLSDKEAEVMRSSTWLYQYSSQSKFTYGICQSSNSQNNLQYQETYTRPTVLMQHPSDASPSSYDADYLSNSINSNCGKIEGRDDIEPVDMSINSSDNEGQRHLYNLHHHHHHQSQHDTHLNSSHNHHHQQHSHSHHHHHHHQSQHHQHANNHQQNRIMQKSIGFKGKLAVHYLHGRQYQSPGDSPKYITDLDVVYNESCAERNNILINKCPIKLTGTMIIEQNDTIEQWNNSNSLWSDNLQRVPDVVHQDLSPYITTPTTPIDTPDSADIHSEVPVFNFDWTHEHHLPIPKIMVRRDLENHRQNRDDNNQPITLHLPRRKNQNDDNDNVDDDDDDDADDDGDKE